From the Tetrapisispora phaffii CBS 4417 chromosome 10, complete genome genome, one window contains:
- the DFM1 gene encoding Dfm1p (similar to Saccharomyces cerevisiae DFM1 (YDR411C); ancestral locus Anc_5.513) has protein sequence MNTSGSSVSAHNWFQSIPPITRIILSSIVTLMALWKFSIIDLSRFVFSWHLSVKRFQFWRIFTSSIIIIPGGAAQALATILDFYNLYSRSLHLETVHFRNNKANYAYYIMCCMVIVSLLTSAYFQISEREFILKSAFSSCIGYTWAMDHKDSQILYFGFIPIKGKYYPVLEIIMSFVFNGGDDSFQLCVIGVLTGYIYECLDTKSFGRILWWLTNKNPNYYPFGYFKPPVWFVTLISIIDGTRITKFGGRGERLGNSNRNAKTSTIRSSKSNEKSTAEKKESAASRFATFTTERKNFPGKGQKLGK, from the coding sequence ATGAATACTAGTGGTTCATCAGTTTCCGCACATAACTGGTTTCAAAGTATTCCACCTATCACAAGGATTATACTAAGTTCGATTGTCACGTTGATGGCGTTATGGaaattttctattattgATTTGAGTAGATTTGTGTTTTCATGGCATCTTTCTGTGAAAcgttttcaattttggaGAATATTTACTTCATCGATTATTATCATTCCAGGAGGTGCTGCTCAAGCTTTGGCAACGATCTTGGACTTCTACAATCTGTATTCAAGATCTCTACATCTAGAGACCGTCCATTTCAGGAACAATAAAGCTAATTATGCGTACTATATCATGTGCTGTATGGTTATAGTCTCCCTTTTGACTTCTGCGTATTTCCAAATCTCCGAAAGagaatttattttgaaaagtgCATTTTCGTCATGTATTGGTTATACTTGGGCTATGGATCATAAAGATTCTCAAATTCTATATTTCGGTTTCATCCCAATTAAGGGTAAATACTATCCAGTTCTAGAAATCATCATGTCATTCGTATTCAACGGTGGCGACGACTCTTTCCAACTGTGTGTCATCGGTGTGCTAACAGGATATATCTACGAATGTCTAGATACCAAGAGTTTTGGTAGAATACTTTGGTGGTTAACAAACAAGAACCCAAATTACTACCCATTTGGGTACTTCAAGCCACCTGTGTGGTTTGTCACTTTAATTTCTATCATAGACGGCACAAGAATCACAAAGTTTGGTGGAAGAGGTGAAAGACTGGGCAATTCTAACAGAAATGCAAAGACTTCTACAATAAGAAGTAGTAAAAGCAATGAAAAATCAACAGCTGAGAAGAAAGAATCTGCTGCAAGTAGATTTGCCACTTTCACCACAGAAAGGAAGAATTTCCCAGGTAAAGGCCAGAAACTGGGAAAATAG
- the ERD1 gene encoding Erd1p (similar to Saccharomyces cerevisiae ERD1 (YDR414C); ancestral locus Anc_5.515) produces MDVHEAFHLDNLSLPVPQRINLLLLLGCWFWYLIIKLYIKNDIDIVKLIALDKSASKEEDGDNTFNTNNNANNLSTLKLSKIVYNFNVKLTKIILPMHIITCTFWFFRQNYADVLFSQPIDSPDSRNDPFFLFAMAQRICEIIIKTSKIYPLLQALFIVYYILRNCSIIRYCCSRLIFIESRPRNLRTTYILISDTLTSYAKPLIDFTIYNSILITGEIKLRHLDLLVACIPIFIRIFQCIREFINSNGMDKNHLYNSMKYASGLPVLFCMWISRAYPEYHETYQINVFHKVFMLINSTFSFYWDIRKDWSITSLYNIRSSSVANTKADPKANKRVNFPVKYYYYTIFYDLIIRYWWCWIFFGQILGFELTDSMIFDGETQYLEIARRALWAIFRLESDHISSMTSIK; encoded by the coding sequence aTGGACGTCCACGAGGCTTTCCATTTGGATAACTTGTCACTTCCTGTTCCTCAAAGAATCAATCTATTACTGTTGCTAGGTTGCTGGTTTTGGTATTTAATCATAAAATTGtacattaaaaatgatatagaTATAGTGAAATTAATTGCCCTCGATAAATCAGCCTCTAAGGAAGAAGATGGTGACAATACCTTCAACACGAACAACAAtgcaaataatttatcgACTTTGAAACTTTCTAAGATTGTTTAcaattttaatgttaaattAACGAAAATAATCCTACCAATGCATATAATCACTTGTACATTTTGGTTTTTCAGACAGAATTATGCTGATGTATTATTTTCCCAGCCAATAGATTCTCCAGATAGCAGGAATGATcctttttttctttttgcaATGGCTCAAAGAATTTGTgaaattataatcaaaacttcaaaaatatatccaTTATTGCAAGCTCTTTTTATTGTCTACTATATCCTTAGAAACTGTAGCATTATTAGGTACTGCTGTTCGAGActaatatttattgaatcaAGGCCAAGGAATTTAAGAACCACATACATCCTTATTTCAGATACATTGACATCGTATGCCAAACCATTGATAGATTTTACTATTTATAATTCGATTTTGATTACTGgtgaaataaaattacGTCATTTAGATTTATTGGTGGCATGTATACCTATTTTCATCAGAATCTTCCAATGTATTAGAGAATTTATCAATTCGAATGGTATGGATAAAAATCAtctatataattcaatgaaATATGCTTCCGGTCTACCTGTACTATTCTGTATGTGGATCTCAAGAGCCTACCCTGAATACCATGAGACTTACCAAATAAACGTATTCCACAAAGTTTTCATGTTAATAAACTCCACATTCTCATTTTATTGGGATATTAGAAAAGATTGGTCCATCACTTCCCtttataatattagaaGCTCTAGTGTTGCCAACACTAAGGCAGATCCAAAGGCCAACAAAAGAGTCAATTTTCCAGTtaagtattattattacacCATTTTCTATGATTTAATAATCAGATATTGGTGGTGCTGGATCTTCTTTGGTCAAATATTAGGATTCGAGTTGACCGACTCAATGATTTTTGACGGTGAAACTCAGTACTTAGAAATTGCAAGAAGAGCACTCTGGGCTATCTTCAGATTAGAGAGCGATCATATTAGTAGCATGACATCCATCAAATAG
- the TPHA0J02980 gene encoding Siz/PIAS RING finger protein (similar to Saccharomyces cerevisiae SIZ1 (YDR409W) and NFI1 (YOR156C); ancestral locus Anc_5.509), whose amino-acid sequence MNESLDLISLSSSSNSQDEEVSIAIVTRFNDIKLDENVSTDDHLTKIKFNDSPFYKQLSVIQDSILLINPCGGKLIDSVKFTIGNSELELLKNDESHRLCLYCGELDSNDPQVDQSIELKFPTPLKLTVNNNLITENLVGLKKRKGTIHPVDITQSIQNGYSKDITVSFDHGKVIKKYVTYCSIVKVYSVNQLLSKILEENELLPLSSSVAKLKDGNVDIISSSFVISLLCPISFSKLKYPVVSKYCNHIECFDVFWFLTSQQQIPTWECPICKVKCTIEDLVISEFLIELLEDSEESTEKIAVSSDGSWEELLAESQSDDSFSDGDNSIIIVNAIDSKQSKNREQISDDNSQLVVISAPDNGSENISMVEEIQQVDDDSYDMDNSIFLSLDDDATRDSVVLNPIIKSTKIVSSEPLINNSHQKLKKIRNILGTPPLKNETQFSNFEEINNDSLIQTSESFGSFEFSTESFTNEDDHAIEKVVNTADNVQDTIITKRTPQLGLRLQRDRGSVSLNAYIQE is encoded by the coding sequence ATGAATGAGAGTTTAGATTTGATTAGCTTATCGTCGTCTAGCAACTCCCAGGATGAAGAAGTGTCTATTGCTATCGTTACTCGATTCAATGATATAAAGTTAGATGAAAATGTAAGTACTGATGACCATTTGACAAagattaaatttaatgattctCCATTTTATAAACAGTTAAGTGTCATTCAAGATTCGATACTGTTAATAAATCCATGTGGTGGAAAACTTATAGATTCTGTTAAATTTACTATCGGAAATTCCGAATTGGAactattaaaaaatgatgaatcACATAGATTATGTTTATATTGTGGTGAATTGGATTCTAATGATCCACAAGTAGatcaatcaattgaattaaaatttccAACTCCATTAAAGTTAacagttaataataatttaataactgAAAATCTGGTAGGTTTAAAGAAAAGGAAAGGAACAATTCATCCCGTGGATATAACACAATCTATTCAAAATGGCTATTCTAAAGACATTACTGTGTCGTTCGACCACGGTAAggtaataaaaaaatatgtaaCATATTGTTCCATTGTTAAAGTTTACTCAGTTAACCAATTATTGtcaaaaattttagaagaaaatgaacTGCTCCCTTTATCAAGTAGCGTAGCAAAACTTAAAGATGGGAACGTAGATATTATCTCATCTTCCTTTgtaatatcattattgtGTCCAATATCTTTTTCGAAACTGAAATATCCAGTAGTATCCAAATATTGCAATCATATAGAATGTTTCGATGTGTTCTGGTTTTTAACCTCACAGCAGCAAATCCCAACTTGGGAATGCCCCATTTGCAAAGTTAAATGCACTATTGAAGATTTAGTCATATcagaatttttaattgaattactAGAGGATTCAGAAGAGTCCACTGAAAAAATAGCCGTGTCCTCAGATGGTTCATGGGAAGAGCTCCTTGCAGAAAGTCAGTCAGATGATAGTTTTAGTGACGGGGATAATTCTATCATTATTGTCAATGCCATTGACTCAAAACAATCCAAAAACAGAGAACAGATAAGTGACGATAACAGTCAATTAGTTGTAATATCTGCACCAGATAATGGAAGTGAAAACATATCTATGGTAGAAGAAATTCAACAAGTGGATGATGATTCGTACGATATGGACAACAGCATATTCCTATCATTAGATGACGATGCTACACGAGACTCGGTTGTTTTGAATCCAATCATTAAATCAACTAAAATCGTAAGTTCAGAACCGCTTATCAACAACTCtcatcaaaaattaaagaaaatacgTAATATATTAGGAACTCCaccattgaaaaatgaaacacaattttcaaattttgaagaaattaataatgattcttTAATTCAAACATCTGAAAGCTTTGgatcttttgaattttctaCCGAAAGCTTTacaaatgaagatgatcACGCCATAGAAAAAGTTGTGAATACAGCTGACAATGTTCAAGACACTATTATTACAAAACGAACGCCCCAGTTGGGACTCAGATTACAAAGAGATCGTGGATCTGTATCATTAAATGCATATATACAAGAATAA
- the VPS71 gene encoding Vps71p (similar to Saccharomyces cerevisiae VPS71 (YML041C); ancestral locus Anc_5.511) yields MPSKLVEEINPRTYNPNVYFTSLNGTKGRQGVSKNIKSTTISSRNSKRVNYSLADMEAKLYTSNADEVTEDSTNHRDKKNSSNQSLPDKFSPADIIQSRKRFMELDTENKNDQYEVPGLLSTIFNINRDKIDSSGSNTRGKNKFDVPKNLKLSYKSTKPPATQKKPSHRLTALKRILSSKRTLQSYVEALDNVNRHIIFSNVYNKKYFKVLPFITICSICGGTDDLSGCINCGEKICSVSCFKLHNDTRCTM; encoded by the coding sequence ATGCCATCGAAGCTTGTGGAGGAAATTAACCCCAGAACGTACAATCCAAACGTATATTTCACATCCTTAAATGGAACCAAAGGTAGACAAGGTGTATCGAAGAATATAAAGTCTACCACTATATCTTCAAGGAACAGTAAACGTGTTAACTATTCGCTAGCTGATATGGAGGCTAAATTGTACACTAGTAATGCAGATGAAGTCACCGAAGACTCAACAAACCATAGAGATAAAAAAAACTCCAGTAATCAATCTTTACCAGATAAGTTTTCTCCAGCTGATATAATTCAATCTAGGAAGAGGTTTATGGAACTTGAtacagaaaataaaaatgacCAGTACGAGGTTCCTGGGTTACTCTCtacaatattcaatatcaaCAGAGACAAAATAGATTCATCAGGTTCAAATACTCGTGGTAAAAACAAATTTGACGTCCCCAAAAACTTAAAACTTTCATATAAATCAACTAAACCACCTGCAACTCAGAAAAAACCTTCACATAGACTTACAGCATTAAAAAGGATATTATCGAGTAAAAGAACTCTGCAAAGTTATGTCGAAGCTTTAGATAATGTAAACAGACATATTATATTCAGTAATGTttacaataaaaaatactttAAAGTGTTACCATTCATTACCATATGTTCCATTTGTGGTGGAACAGATGATCTATCAGGATGTATCAATTGTGGTGAGAAAATCTGTTCCGTCAGTTGTTTCAAGTTGCACAATGATACAAGATGCACTAtgtaa
- the RRP17 gene encoding rRNA-processing protein RRP17 (similar to Saccharomyces cerevisiae YDR412W; ancestral locus Anc_5.514), with product MAVRSNRQILTQGQKYVSKQHRKFGADEVTFDKDSRLDYLTGFHKRKVQRQKKAQEYNKERDRLAKIDERKKVRDERKQMMEQQMLDFKRTMNLQLGSDDEGGNEGEKINYDHEWEGFKSDEEKESESNDSESVKPILKKNVLETAVYTDDTTVELEALEPNDNFEYLAKLNNVKLEKSSEILDESITRAKKYAKFVGMVDKDEGKVNKNQK from the coding sequence ATGGCAGTACGTTCCAATAGACAGATACTGACGCAAGGTCAGAAGTATGTCAGTAAGCAACATAGGAAGTTTGGTGCTGATGAGGTCACGTTCGACAAGGATTCCAGACTGGATTACCTAACAGGTTTCCATAAACGTAAAGTTCAAAGACAGAAGAAAGCTCAAGAGTACAATAAGGAAAGAGATAGATTAGCAAAGATTGATGAGAGGAAAAAGGTTCGTGACGAGAGAAAACAAATGATGGAGCAACAGATGTTGGATTTTAAGAGAACAATGAACTTGCAACTGGGTTCCGATGATGAGGGAGGAAATGAAGGTgaaaagataaattatgACCATGAATGGGAAGGCTTTAAATCAGACGAAGAGAAAGAATCTGAATCGAACGATAGTGAAAGCGTGAAACctattttgaaaaagaacGTCTTGGAAACAGCGGTATATACAGATGATACTACAGTTGAGCTTGAAGCGCTTGAACCAAATGATAACTTCGAATACCTTGCAAAATTAAACAACGTCAAATTAGAGAAGTCCTCTGAAATTCTAGATGAAAGTATAACTAGAGCTAAGAAATATGCTAAGTTTGTAGGAATGGTCGATAAAGATGAAGGCAAGGTAAATAAAAACCAAAAgtaa